The Nyctibius grandis isolate bNycGra1 chromosome 7, bNycGra1.pri, whole genome shotgun sequence region ttttttgaCATAGTGATGAGTGATTTAAATAGGCTCTCTCAACCAAAATTAAGCACCTGTAATATACTGCTGCTTGTTTAATAGTCTCCTATGTAAGGGATTTAATATGCTGCATGCCTgaaaagcatcttaaaaaaCCCTATCCCGTTAAATCTTTATTACACCAGAAAGATCCAGTCCCAGATTTTGTTTTTACCATGTTGCTCCCTATTAAGTTAAATACTGACTTCGATGAGACGGGTGAAGGCTATGCAGGACTCTATGCAGAACTTTTGTAAAGTCAAAAATTAACATCAGTATCTTTTACAGAGAAGAATTCCATCCAAGCAAAACTGAAGGGACAGATTTGCAGCAGGCCTTTACACAAAATGCAGAGCTGCTACAAAATATTCAAAGATACTTCTAATATCTTTTgtccataaaatattttttaagacgTAGAAAGATTTGTGTTGCTGATACTGTGCATTTCGGTCTCCCAGAATACAATGCGCATACTTCACATAGTCTAAGACTTTGCAGACAGACATCACCAGACTTGGTGGTTCTGTGCAATTTTCCACTGGAATCTGGTCACATCATCTTTGTAACTGTAAAGTATTCTAGCATAAAACAGCTGGACACGCTACAGCTGCCCTTCTGCTGCAGGTGGTGTTTCATAGGTTAAGAGAAACACAACATAATCCCTCTATATGAAGCAAGAACTAACGAAGACAACTCTGGGGAGGATGCAGTATTGTACATACATTACATGCAACCATAGAGTCTATAATCAATTTTTCTCAGATCCACCACTTTGGACAGCAGGTATGCGTACTCACAAACACTGCCTCTTACACAAGTGCCAAGCGACACTGACTTACAAAGGGCAGCAGTCTTCTGAGCATTGCTATGTATCTGCTCTGTGGCAACAGCATTTTTGGTACTCAAACACAGCAGCGAAGATATCTGAAGTGGTACAGACAGCAAAGGCATGGCGAGGCATCTGTTCAAAATATTATGTGACTACAGTAAGAGctgtcatctatctggactaTCATAAGGATagtacaaaacaaacaaaaaaaaccccacttgtAATTATCTCACTGTAATTAGAGTAATTAACTTGCCTTGTAACTTACCGGAAGTCTGCAGTTGCTGCAAAGGATTCCAACTCTGTAATAGAGAAGACACAAAGAAAGCCTTCTCCACTTCGGAAGTAGTTGTCTCTAATTGCAGCATagtcctcctgccctgctgtgtccAATATATCAATTTGGACTTCTTCCCCATCCAGAACAACcttttttctgtagctgtctGCTTTGGTGGGCTCATAATCTTcaacaaactggaaaaaaaaaaaaaaacttcgCGATATAAAATCATGCCTGTACAAGGCAAATGCTTCTATTTGCATATAAGGATATAACAAACATCTTATATGGATACAGCAACTAATAAGTAAGCATACATATTTGGACTATGTGAAGTACTCAAGTGACTCACGGTTAAAGCAGGCTCTCCATCAGCACAAACAGTTTatagatttttcctttctttagccATTACAAGGAAATTTGAGAGGTAACTGCAAAACATCAATGTCTGTGCACTGCCCAAGCCTCTGCTTCTGGTCAAGCACATCTGGCTGCATTCCATTACACTATCAGGCAGTCCTGACTGAATATATTTAGTatcaatttttaaagaacattgaATCTGTAACTTCTGCCTTTTAATCAAAAAGAATgactttcactggaaaaaaaagggaacaagtaacaggttttctttcctctcttcaacagcagcataaaaaacatggaaaaaattgGTCATTTCAGGCACCATGAAACTCACTTAAGTGAAGAAGCTTTGAGCTAGAACTAGTGAACAACGGCAAAATATACTGATAATATAACAGAGCATCTAACTGCTTAGAAGTCTGAAAAATGCCAAATTATGCCTTCACAGGTATGTCTAGAGGGCAAATCACTAACctcaagaaatgtttttgttcgATTTAATCGCTGACTTTCATACCACATCATATATTATACATTTAGATCCTTTCTGAGAATAACTGTACTAACGAATGCTTAAATAACATTATGTAGCAGACATCTCCTGAGATAATTTCTAGTGCTGATTCTTACCTCATCATACATAAACTGTAGTGTTAAAGCAGATTTTCCTACACCACCACTTCCCACCATGATGACTTTGTGTAAAGCCAGTGAATTCTGTCCTTTAGGCTTATTTGCTGCCATCTTTGGACTGCAGAAAACTCACAGgtgcaaaatgaaaaagtctagaagaaaaagattgcttcattagttttcttttccttctctcacatGCACTGTTTAAAGTGGATTTGTTTCAAATCCCTGCATATCTAAGGACTTAATTTCAGTTCTGCTGTCTTCAGTAAAAGCTATCTTCTTTTTCACTGGAAGCCATTCCAGAAACTACACCGAGCTCATCTTTTTTGTAGCATGAACAAAGAAAGCCTTCATCATTTGGAAAGGGCACAAGTGGGTTCACAGCATCCAAGAGcaattaaggggaaaaaaaatgtacattttggTATgtagtgttttctttcagagacaTAGTATTTATCAAGAATTCTTGTTAGTTTACTAAGCAAGAATTGAAAAAGCCACAGTGAGTCAACACCATACAAGACAACGTGAGACATGACagctgcaggagaaagaaaacagacatttgaAGGAATTTCCAGCTTAAAGAGCAAGCACCAAGACACAGCAGCAAGGATTAGCTAGTGTTCttttttcagagaagagcaAGCAAAAGTGTCACTTAAAACCTAAAAATACCCAGTTTCAGTAAGTCAATTAGGAACTGAAAGAATAATCTAGTTTACGCAGATTCAACTTGCCTTACTAGGCTACAAATGTCGTTATTCTGTATACTTGGAATAGTTGTCTCAGTCCCACAACTGCCTGCTCAAACACAAATCTCTGCACCTCACCAGTACCAAAGTGCTCTATGACCATTAATTCACATACAGTCTAATGtacatgtgcacacatacaAAAGTAACAATCCCattaactttccttttttaaaaatcatgttacAGTTTTAGCAAATCTCTAACTACTATCTCCCCATAGCTTCATTCCCTACCTATCCCAACAGTaatattatgtttttttctgttatatgAAGACAGAATATTTTGTCTGCCTGTACAATTCTTAAAACATGGGAAAGTCATTGCACAGTGACAGAATGTAGCCTCCTCCAGAGATTTAAGGTCAAAACAAGCTCTGATATCCAAAAAACACAATTACATCTACATTACAGAAGATGGAAACATGAGACATCTATAGTAGCAATTAAGAACCAAATGTAACTTTGATTTTGTTAATTAGAAAGCTCAAAATGAGCACATTCACGTGGCAGCACAGTTTATTTATATACAGAACTATCAGATAATACAGCATAGTACCAAGACTCCATTACCTCATTACCTTTACCCATCACGGTCATCTGACAATCTCACACTAAAATTACATCCTCCTGTGTAATGAATCACCCTTGTATGCAGCTTAATCAGAATGTGAAGCATgacaattttattaaaacatcaaAATCCCTAGTTGAGGACATGCACTAAGGTTTTGTTAGCAGTGAGGCAGTTAAGTGTAAAAGCATGCTGATTGAAGCTTCATTAGAGATTAAGCCAATCCTTCCTGgcgttaaaaaataaataaaaaggtgtAGCGGTTTCGGCTGGGagagagttaattttcttcggAATAGCTCGTACAGTGCCATGTTTTGTATTTGCGATGAGAACAGCGATGATAACACAcagatgttttagctattgctgaacagtgcttccccagtgtcaaggccttctctgGTTCTCACGCTGCCCTGCCggtgagtaggctgggggtgggcaagcAGATGGGAGGGACAcggctgggacagctgaccaaGGGGTATCCCATGCCCCAGcttagcaataaaagctggCAGGGAAGTTTGCTGGGACTGCTGTTGCTcaggggactggctgggcattggttGGCTAGTGGcaagcaattattttattttcattacttgttttcctttttttctttttttcttttcattatttcaacccacgagttttctcacttttacccttccaattctctcccccatcccactggggatACGAGCAAACAGCTGCCTACCAAGGTTAACCCACAACCTGTGTGAAAAGCTCTCCAGATCACATCAGTAACAGTATCCATTCTGCTGTCAAAGAATTCTGAAAATGCAATTGAAAATTAACTCGCTTAAATTGTTTTCCCCAGAAAGGTTATCTAAGTGAAATAAGCACAAGTAAGGTGCTGTACTACTTATAGAGGTGTAGCAAAGAAATATAACATTATGTTAcaagttcttttaaaaaggagagggatgagaacaaaaaaaatacttccattttGGCCATTGTGGCTTAAAAAGAaccattgctttctttttactcAAGAGGGAGTACGAGAACATGAAAATAGCTCCAAGCCATGTGTAGTTTTCATCCTACTACACTGTATTTTGAACTACTCCACCTCGTTTTGTCTTTGTACTTTtctcttaaaaggaaaaacgTATCCTGAAAGTCTGGCTTACTTGTTTTTAGgatgtatttcaaataaataatataaaaaaactCCTCTGAATTCCAGTCATCAGCTGACAACAGCTCATTTTGCCAAGTTTAGATTACAATACAACACATACTCTCAGAAGCACAGAAACTGAAGCACTGGTATAGCTGGATATGGCCTGTACTAACCTTATGAAGCAACAAAACAGACTGTTCTTCTATAAGCACTTCAATACTGGAACAAGTCCGAACGAACTCAGCAGGGCCTCTGACAGGTGAATTTGTGCAAAATCAATACTACAATCTGTGAAAAAATTCAAATACACAATAGTAATGTTTCACTGTAATATTTGTTGTAAATTAACCTACAGTCTTTAAGCAGATTGAGCAATgtgaaaattcatattttactAGAAGTTGCCATTCAACAAGTAGTGTCCCAGTGTGACAGAGAAGCTGCCACTTTTTGTACTTTGTGCAACAGTTGACATGTACTTGAAGAGCCAAAACAACGATGTCCCATCAATAAGATCCTTACAAATAATCAAGTTAGTGATGATGCtccttttcactgaaaattcttTAACCAGAAAGATTTTATGGCAGCCAATCATTTCAGAAGCCTTGATAACATCCTTTCAAAGCAGCATAAGAGATTGAGTCAAAGAAAGAaactctgaattaaaaatacctGACCTAACCAGTCAAAGCAGTATCCCGAGTCATCAAGTCATCAGTAACTGTCAGCGAACAACATTCCAGCAAGATACTGAAGATAGCAAAATTTCATGCTACCACAGACTTCAAATCTTGAAGATAAGCTTGTCATAAATACTCTGCCACGTTTTGTAGTGGGAAGAGGCTCAAGGAGGTCAGTTTGCTCACAAGTTCTTCACAATCCAGTAAAGATACAATGCTGGCAAAATTCAGGCCTGCTGAATGGTAGACAATgtgaaaagacagagagaaataagTTACAAACAGAGCAAGTACAGTCTAATACTGTGCAAACGACACTCAATCCAGGCAGCCTGATTCTGAGCAAGTATTCTaccagaaaggagaaagaccTTGAAAGTGGGAAGTTTTAAGCTACGGCCACATACCTGTTTCAGTgtgctttcaaaagcaaagaggaacaTGGATCTCAATTTTAACAGTAAAGCACCCGAGATGAAGTTTCATGCAAAGTAAGTTTTTCCACCCTTACTTTATGTAGCCTGACTTATTTTCATAAGTAGTATTAATTTGGGTCATATCTAGTTTCTGAATTGTCCTACCTTATAATTATGATAAAACTGACAGAGACTGTGGCAAGAACCCTGTGGTAtgaagctcaaaaaaaaaaagcatacgTTCATATATGTACTGttattatgatttttctttaatcttcacAGTGCAAAATCGCTTGGGGGTCAGAAGATAAACACAAGCTTATCCTGCAGTAGAATCCTCTGTCACCCTACAGCAGAGAGGTTCACACAGAGCTAAGAAGGGTGTTGTCAATAGCTGTATTATCCATTTATACAGGTCAGATTTTTACCACACCCCTTGGTAATCCCCATTACAGCAATACAGCTGATGACATAtatgaaagtttatttttaaacagttctttGTGTAGCCCAACAAGTTGGAAGGGAAGTGAAAGCTTAACTGGCTCAACAACATACTGTCATACCTTCACTCAGAAGGGCAAAAGCATTGTCTAGCTACCATGCTACAGATCATTCCTCACCTCCGCTGCAGATAAACTCCTAGGAAGCTGCCCTTTTCCAACATGCTTGAGCAGATAAGGGCACAAACAAATGAATCTCAGTGGCTGCTCTGCCAAAGCAGTTCTCAAAGCTCCTACAGCTGCTTATTGCCTGCTTGCAGATAACCACCCCCACAATTCTCTGCTCCATTTAATGGCAGGTTTCCAGTTGGAGCCAGAATCATTTTTGTAGAGCCAGGTTAGGGAGTGATTAGattaaaccagaaaaactgCAGGAGCAGGAATTATAATTTATGTTAGCATCAGCAATGGTATCTTGTCCAACAGTCTAAAAATCTGGTCAATGGAAAGAATAGTGTGTAGCTAAATAACTTTCAAGATCATCCTACATGGTTGAGATCACACAGCAACAGGAACTTGTAGCTGGAGTTGTAAAACTATTGCCTGTCTTGAGTGAATGGCTTCTACCTGTTTCTCCAGAGTTTCACACCTTACATAGCAGGTCCTCTGTGCAAGAAATACCATGTTATCTCTAGTCCCCAGTGAATTTACACACCACATTCAGCTCCACCCAGCAGAGGAGTGAGCTGGAGAGTGTTCCTGTAACGGGACTTGGACAGGGTAAGCATCA contains the following coding sequences:
- the RALA gene encoding ras-related protein Ral-A, encoding MAANKPKGQNSLALHKVIMVGSGGVGKSALTLQFMYDEFVEDYEPTKADSYRKKVVLDGEEVQIDILDTAGQEDYAAIRDNYFRSGEGFLCVFSITELESFAATADFREQILRVKEDENVPFLLVGNKSDLEDKRQVSVEEAKNRADQWNVNYVETSAKTRANVDKVFFDLMREIRARKMEDSKEKNGKKKRKSLAKRIRERCCIL